In Choloepus didactylus isolate mChoDid1 chromosome X, mChoDid1.pri, whole genome shotgun sequence, a genomic segment contains:
- the LOC119522826 gene encoding coiled-coil domain-containing protein 90B, mitochondrial-like: protein MHWFRTWKLQEITKQQLMAHLDSIRKDTGILEKSEFANLRAENEKMKFELDQSKHQLMHETGRIRADNKLGINLERSRVTDMFTDQEKKLMETITEFTKKDAQTESVISETSHKIDTEIASLKTRMGSNRL, encoded by the exons ATGCATTGGTTCAGGACTTGGAAACT ACAGGAAATAACAAAACAGCAGCTAATGGCTCACTTGGACTCCATCAGAAAAGACACGGGCATACTAGAGAAAAGTGAATTTGCAAATCTGAGAGCAGAGAACgagaaaatgaaatttgaattaGACCAAAGTAAACATCAACTGATGCATGAAACTGGTCGAATTAGAGCAGATAATAAATTGGGCATCAACCTAGAAAGGAGCAGAGTAACAGATATGTTTACAGATCAAGAAAAGAAACTTATGGAAACAATCACAGAATTTACCAAAAAGGATGCCCAAACCGAAAGTGTTATTTCAGAAACCAGTCATAAAATTGATACTGAAATCGCTTCCTTAAAAACACGGATGGGGTCTAACAGACTTTGA